From Apium graveolens cultivar Ventura chromosome 9, ASM990537v1, whole genome shotgun sequence, the proteins below share one genomic window:
- the LOC141685087 gene encoding uncharacterized protein LOC141685087 codes for MNFLSWNCRGLGNPRAVRCLGDVLRTQKYDIVFLIETLSLDVRINELCRKFGYVFHFTVDSVCRSGDLALMRKFNVLCDVVVHFSNFIDAHIFKQGVADLRLTGFYGYPDRSRRRESWSLIRSPSSLSSLPWCIVGDFNDLLSESDKKGLVAHPQSLLDGFKNIISDSALTEVDLNGGSYTWEKSKGKSNWVREKLDRAFGCNEWWKKFPSCKLSLLQTVVSNHNHIFLDLVSTEFSMAKFRFKFENTWLKEQLFHDEVVNF; via the coding sequence ATGAATTTTCTTAGCTGGAACTGCAGGGGTTTGGGAAATCCTCGAGCAGTGAGGTGTTTGGGGGACGTTCTGAGAACCCAGAAATATGATATTGTTTTCCTTATTGAAACTCTTTCTTTAGATGTTCGAATTAATGAGTTATGTAGAAAATTTGGTTATGTGTTCCATTTTACAGTAGACAGTGTTTGCAGGAGTGGAGACTTAGCTCTTATGCGGAAATTTAATGTTCTATGTGATGTTGTAGTACATTTCTCTAATTTTATAGATGCTCATATTTTTAAGCAGGGTGTAGCAGACTTGCGTCTTACAGGTTTTTATGGCTACCCTGATCGCTCTCGGAGAAGGGAAtcttggtcgcttattcgttCCCCCAGTTCTCTCTCTTCTCTGCCTTGGTGTATTGTTGGTGACTTTAATGATTTGTTGAGTGAAAGTGATAAAAAAGGCTTAGTTGCTCATCCTCAGTCGCTCTTAGAtggttttaaaaatattatctcTGATAGTGCTCTAACGGAAGTCGACTTGAATGGTGGCTCCTATACTTGGGAGAAAAGTAAAGGTAAATCTAATTGGGTCAGAGAGAAACTGGATCGTGCATTTGGGTGCAATGAGTGGTGGAAGAAATTTCCCTCATGTAAACTCTCTCTGCTTCAAACTGTTGTCTCTAATCATAATCATATCTTCTTGGATTTGGTTAGCACGGAGTTCTCAATGGCAAAATTCAGATTCAAGTTTGAGAACACTTGGTTGAAGGAGCAATTGTTTCATGATGAGGTGGTGAACTTCTGA